The Chromatiales bacterium 21-64-14 genome has a segment encoding these proteins:
- a CDS encoding adenylyl-sulfate reductase subunit beta, translating into MPTFVRTDKCDGCKGQDKTACMYICPHDLMLLDKDGAMTGHAMKAFNQEPEQCWECYSCVKICPQQAIECRHYADIVPLGASVQPLRGTDSIMWTIKFRNGTMKRFKFPIRTTPEGSADPTAGKGKPNGSEIGNPHVLFDHDLHACDMSQFVNG; encoded by the coding sequence ATGCCTACTTTCGTCCGCACCGACAAATGCGACGGCTGCAAGGGTCAGGACAAGACCGCTTGCATGTACATCTGCCCCCACGACCTGATGCTGCTCGACAAGGACGGGGCAATGACCGGCCATGCGATGAAGGCGTTCAACCAGGAACCCGAGCAGTGCTGGGAATGCTATTCGTGTGTGAAGATCTGCCCGCAGCAGGCCATCGAGTGCCGGCACTACGCGGACATCGTCCCGCTGGGCGCATCCGTACAGCCGCTGCGCGGAACCGATTCCATCATGTGGACCATCAAATTCCGCAACGGCACCATGAAGCGCTTCAAATTCCCGATCCGCACCACGCCGGAAGGCTCTGCGGACCCGACCGCCGGCAAGGGCAAGCCGAACGGCAGCGAGATCGGCAATCCACATGTGCTGTTCGACCACGACTTGCACGCCTGCGACATGAGCCAGTTCGTCAACGGCTGA
- a CDS encoding adenylyl-sulfate reductase subunit alpha — translation MAEYAFGNPEIVEEEVDILIIGGGMAACGTAVEIGQWADSDMKIKLVDKAAMSRSGAVAQGLSAINTYMGENDPSDYVRMVRTDLMGIIREDLVYDVGRHVDSSVHLFEGWGLPVWKQPGDEGKKLTEGGKPVRSGKWQIMINGESYKWIVAEAAKKALGMENIEERIFIVKMVNDKKDPERVAGAVGFSVRDHKVHVFKFKACLLVCGGAVNVFRPRSVGEGTGRAWYPVWNAGSTYAMAAEVGAELTMMENRFVPTRFKDGYGPVGAWFLLFKAKAQNGAGEDYQTKNADMLKQHNYGNHAKGHVMGTCLRNHLMMHEMREGRGPILMDTPTALAKLAETMTPKEIKHLEAEAWEDFLDMTIGQCGVWAGENIEPDKEMSELMPTEPYLLGSHAGCAGIWVSGPSDLPGVPKDWSWGYRGMTTVKGLFTAGDGVGASGHKFSSGSFTEGRLSAKAMVQFVRDNKSWKPELDTPVSELVEQIYQPVKTYLEHKDYTTAEDINPHYITPKMLQFRLQKIMDEYVAGVSTWYQTNARMLGIAERKLQMLKEDSLKMRAKDLHELLRAWENYHRIIAAEAHMRHIQFREETRYPGYYYRADFLDLDDDNWRVFVNSKYDRKTGGWTFRKVPYVQLIK, via the coding sequence ATGGCCGAATACGCGTTTGGGAATCCTGAGATCGTCGAGGAGGAAGTGGACATCCTCATCATCGGCGGTGGCATGGCCGCGTGCGGAACTGCGGTAGAGATCGGGCAGTGGGCCGACAGCGACATGAAGATCAAGCTGGTGGACAAAGCCGCCATGTCGCGCTCCGGCGCCGTGGCCCAGGGGCTCTCCGCCATCAACACCTACATGGGTGAGAACGACCCGTCGGATTACGTGCGCATGGTGCGCACCGACCTGATGGGTATCATCCGCGAGGACCTGGTGTACGACGTGGGCCGCCATGTCGACTCCTCGGTGCATTTGTTCGAGGGGTGGGGTCTGCCGGTCTGGAAGCAGCCTGGCGACGAGGGCAAGAAGCTGACCGAGGGCGGGAAGCCGGTGCGCTCGGGCAAGTGGCAGATCATGATCAACGGCGAATCCTACAAGTGGATCGTCGCCGAGGCCGCTAAGAAGGCCCTCGGGATGGAGAACATCGAAGAGCGCATCTTCATCGTGAAGATGGTCAACGACAAGAAGGACCCGGAGCGGGTCGCCGGCGCCGTCGGTTTCTCGGTGCGTGACCACAAGGTGCATGTCTTCAAGTTCAAAGCCTGCCTGCTGGTCTGCGGTGGTGCGGTGAACGTGTTCCGTCCGCGCTCCGTCGGCGAGGGCACCGGGCGCGCCTGGTATCCGGTGTGGAACGCTGGTTCCACCTACGCGATGGCCGCGGAAGTGGGTGCCGAATTGACCATGATGGAAAACCGCTTCGTGCCGACGCGGTTCAAGGACGGCTACGGCCCGGTCGGTGCATGGTTCCTGCTGTTCAAAGCCAAGGCCCAGAACGGTGCTGGCGAGGACTACCAGACCAAGAACGCCGACATGCTCAAGCAGCACAACTATGGCAACCACGCCAAGGGCCATGTGATGGGCACCTGCCTGCGCAACCATCTCATGATGCATGAGATGCGCGAGGGCCGCGGTCCCATCCTCATGGATACCCCGACGGCGCTGGCAAAGCTCGCCGAGACCATGACGCCCAAGGAGATCAAGCACCTGGAGGCGGAGGCCTGGGAAGACTTCCTGGACATGACCATTGGCCAGTGCGGCGTATGGGCGGGTGAGAACATCGAGCCCGACAAGGAGATGTCCGAGCTGATGCCCACCGAACCCTACCTGCTGGGTTCGCATGCGGGTTGCGCGGGTATCTGGGTCTCCGGGCCCTCCGACCTTCCGGGCGTCCCCAAGGATTGGAGCTGGGGTTACCGGGGCATGACCACCGTCAAGGGGCTGTTCACCGCCGGTGACGGGGTCGGCGCTTCGGGTCACAAGTTCTCTTCCGGGTCGTTCACCGAAGGGCGGCTGTCGGCCAAGGCCATGGTTCAGTTCGTGCGCGACAACAAGAGTTGGAAGCCGGAACTGGATACCCCGGTATCCGAACTGGTGGAACAGATCTACCAGCCGGTGAAGACCTATCTGGAGCACAAGGACTACACCACGGCAGAGGACATCAACCCTCACTACATCACGCCCAAGATGCTGCAGTTCCGTCTGCAGAAGATCATGGACGAGTACGTGGCTGGAGTATCCACCTGGTACCAGACCAACGCGAGGATGCTGGGCATCGCGGAACGCAAGCTGCAGATGCTCAAGGAAGACTCCCTGAAGATGCGCGCCAAGGACCTGCATGAGCTCCTGCGTGCATGGGAGAACTACCATCGCATCATCGCGGCAGAGGCCCACATGCGGCATATCCAGTTCCGCGAAGAGACCCGGTATCCTGGCTACTACTACCGCGCCGACTTCCTGGACCTGGACGATGACAATTGGAGGGTCTTCGTGAACTCCAAGTACGACCGGAAAACCGGTGGGTGGACGTTCCGCAAGGTGCCCTACGTGCAGCTCATCAAATAG